In Gimesia sp., the genomic stretch CGCGTTGAGGCAACGAACCTGTCCAGTAACTAAGGAGCCGCTGGGTTCGATGGGCAAGCCAATTCGCGTGACCGTCGGAGGTCAGTCGATCTTCGTTTGCTGTGAGGGATGCGTCGCCGCGGTGAAACGGAATCCGGACAAGTATTTACGGGGTGCATCGACTCGCCAGCATTCGATCTTTCGTTGATCTACGCGTATGGAGCAATGACCGAATGATCGGTCAACCGGGAAACGGGTACTTTAAATTGAGATTGCCCGTTTCCCGGGGTCTGGACTGGCAAATTATGAGACGTGGCAGTCAAAGCAGAGATCTCTATGGCCCGAAACGTGCAAAATGACTTGATTTATGTATGTACGCTATGGCTATCATAACATTTCAGTAAGATCACTTCAGGTAGAGCAGTCTTTGCAAACCGAATGAGGGCTGGAGCATGCATTAATTATGATACCTGTGTGGTAAAGATTCTTACGATATTTTCTCAACTTACATGAAGATCAGGCAGGCGTTGTGCATCCAATGTATCAGTGACGGGACAGCAAGCAGCGGTGGATTTTATTGTGGCTACCTGTTGCACCTCTGCAAATCATTGGAGCATAGGAAAGGTCTATGAAAGAGAAACAGTCAATAAAGTCTGTGAGTGACGATCCCATGCCACTCAAAATTGGCGTTATGGGAGGTGCCGGGAGTGATATTCCAGCACATTATCTGGATCGAGCGGCTCGACTTGGTGAAGAAATTGCTGCACAAGGCTGTATTATAATTACGGGAGCGTGTCCTGGTTTACCGCTCGCAGCTGCACAGGGAGCTTCTAAGCAGGGGGGAACCGTTATCGGTATTTCTCCCGCCCTTAGTCTTGATGAGCATGCTTATAAATATGGTTCTCCAACACTCGCCCACAACGTGCTGATCTTTACTGGCAGTGGGCTTATGGGACGTGAGGTCGTTAATATTCACAGTAGTGATATCGTCGTGATCGTGGGCGGCAGAAGCGGAACGCTGGGTGAATTAGCGATTGCCTATGACGAAGGAAAGTTAATCGGTGTGCTGACCGGAACTGGTGGCATCAGTGACATGGTTCAAAGCATCCTGGAAACGTGTCACAAAGAGACCGGCGCGCGTGTTATCTATAATGATGACCCGCAACAACTGGTCAATGAATTGCTGGAAGTGTATCGAAACGAACATTTTCGCCGTCCTTCTGTATTTTGCCGTGGTGTTCAGGCTGCATCACCAATCACCATAGCAAACGGCAAGAAAGACATTGTTTGTGGAATGATATTAGAACCGGGCTCTGCGGCTGCAAGGCGCGAACAGAATGGAAGTGAATATGTGTTTTGCTCACTCCATTGTGCTGAAAAATTTGACGCACAGCCTTCATTCTATCTTGAGTCTGAAAAGTCTAATAGCTGATTTACAAAGCCTGCCGACCATATAGAACAGCCATTAAAGCAATTGACGTATGGAGACGCGCCCCCTACTCTGTGCTGACCTACTTGAAATGCTCGAATCAACTTCATCGAGTAGCAATTCTCGGCTTGGTTGCTGACATAACCAAGCGGAAATTTAGTCTGAAGTAAACTTAGCGACTGCATTTCTTAAAGTGATAATATTCCAAGGCTTAAACGCCATTTGCCTTTAGCTGCCTATTGGCAACAGGCCCATATCCGCTCATAGTATCGATCGTATTGCCAGTATATCCTGCAAGTCCAGGTCGATCAGTTCCCGCACTCGCCGACTGGCACATC encodes the following:
- a CDS encoding YHS domain-containing protein, with protein sequence MKEKQSIKSVSDDPMPLKIGVMGGAGSDIPAHYLDRAARLGEEIAAQGCIIITGACPGLPLAAAQGASKQGGTVIGISPALSLDEHAYKYGSPTLAHNVLIFTGSGLMGREVVNIHSSDIVVIVGGRSGTLGELAIAYDEGKLIGVLTGTGGISDMVQSILETCHKETGARVIYNDDPQQLVNELLEVYRNEHFRRPSVFCRGVQAASPITIANGKKDIVCGMILEPGSAAARREQNGSEYVFCSLHCAEKFDAQPSFYLESEKSNS